From the genome of Oscillatoria sp. FACHB-1407, one region includes:
- a CDS encoding NAD-dependent succinate-semialdehyde dehydrogenase: MAIATINPATGDIVQEFEPLTDEAITLKLDAAQQAFEHYRLIPLQQRSQWMSAAAQILIDRKTEFGKLMTVEMGKPIAAAIAEVEKSAWVCRYYAENAAEFLADDAIETDASRSFIRYQPLGIVLAVMPWNFPFWQVFRFAAPGLMAGNVGVLKHASNVPQCALAIEEVFRQAGFPEGVFQTLLVGADKVAQIVADDRVKAATLTGSEPAGISLATHAGKHLKKTVLELGGSDPFIVMDSADLETAVTTAVTARMINNGQSCIAAKRFIVHEAIADQFTQKLVARYAALKVGDPLDPQTEIGPLATPGILKDLQHQVTMAVEQGAKVLIGGNTQAIAPTVEGKLQQGNFYPPTILAEISPDAPIAQEEFFGPVAMLFRVPDLDAAIALANNVPFGLGASAWTTVPEEGDRLMADLEAGSVFINGMVKSDPRLPFGGIKRSGYGRELGRPGIYEFVNIKTIWVK; encoded by the coding sequence ATGGCGATCGCCACGATTAATCCGGCAACAGGGGACATTGTTCAAGAATTTGAGCCATTGACTGATGAAGCCATTACGCTCAAGCTAGACGCCGCACAACAAGCCTTTGAACACTATCGACTGATTCCCCTGCAACAGCGCAGCCAGTGGATGAGTGCTGCCGCCCAAATTTTGATTGACCGCAAAACAGAATTTGGCAAGCTGATGACGGTTGAAATGGGCAAACCGATTGCAGCGGCGATCGCCGAGGTTGAAAAATCAGCCTGGGTTTGTCGCTATTACGCCGAGAATGCCGCCGAGTTTCTGGCAGATGACGCGATCGAAACCGATGCCAGTCGCAGTTTTATTCGATATCAACCCTTAGGCATCGTACTGGCGGTGATGCCGTGGAATTTTCCCTTCTGGCAGGTGTTTCGTTTTGCCGCACCGGGCTTGATGGCAGGGAATGTGGGTGTGTTGAAACACGCCTCGAATGTGCCGCAGTGTGCCTTGGCGATCGAAGAGGTGTTTCGCCAAGCCGGATTTCCAGAAGGAGTCTTTCAAACGCTGCTCGTTGGGGCAGATAAGGTAGCGCAGATTGTAGCAGACGATCGCGTTAAAGCTGCTACGCTCACAGGCAGCGAACCCGCAGGCATCAGCCTCGCTACCCATGCCGGGAAACACTTGAAAAAGACCGTGTTGGAGTTGGGCGGCAGCGACCCCTTCATCGTGATGGACAGTGCTGATTTAGAAACCGCTGTCACAACCGCCGTCACCGCCCGCATGATCAACAATGGGCAATCGTGCATTGCCGCCAAACGGTTTATTGTACACGAGGCGATCGCCGACCAATTCACTCAAAAGCTGGTTGCCCGATACGCTGCCCTGAAGGTGGGCGACCCACTCGACCCCCAAACGGAGATTGGCCCCCTCGCCACTCCCGGCATCCTCAAAGACTTGCAACATCAAGTCACGATGGCGGTTGAGCAAGGTGCCAAAGTGCTGATTGGTGGTAACACGCAAGCGATCGCCCCAACCGTAGAAGGAAAATTGCAACAGGGCAACTTCTATCCACCCACGATTCTGGCGGAGATTTCCCCCGATGCGCCGATCGCGCAGGAAGAGTTCTTTGGTCCTGTGGCGATGCTGTTTCGTGTCCCTGATCTGGACGCCGCGATCGCCCTGGCAAACAATGTTCCCTTTGGTTTGGGCGCGAGTGCCTGGACAACCGTTCCCGAAGAAGGCGATCGCCTCATGGCTGACCTGGAGGCAGGTTCCGTCTTTATCAACGGCATGGTGAAATCTGATCCCCGCTTGCCCTTTGGTGGCATCAAGCGATCGGGCTACGGCAGAGAGTTGGGCAGACCAGGCATCTACGAGTTCGTCAACATCAAAACGATTTGGGTGAAGTAA